ATAGAGAAAGGGGACTCGTTCGCTTCCATCGCGAACAATATACCGTGCGATGGAACTCGCACTGGTTGCAGCGTATAAAACGTTTCGAGGAGCATTGTCAATTTTTCGAAATACTCTCACCGTGTTAAGCAGCTCAGCGGCGAAAGGCGTGACGGTCTCGTCCTGGTTTACCTGGAAGCGCATCGCGATCCCCTAGGACGATAGTTTCACTTTCTCGAGGTACTAGTATTTCTGGCGGAAGGACGGGGTTGGAAGACGATTTGGCGAGCTACGCTATAGCCGCGGCGTGTCTAGCTTTGAATCGCGCGATCTTGACACAGCGAGAAGCAGAATTCTCATTAAAATAACTTGACGGGAGCGGCTCTAATTTTGTCGGCGTCGTGAGCGGACGCACCGTCACTACGAGGCCCCCGTTGAACGAAAAATATTTCGGATCACTGTCAACCCGCGTGGCTCGCGTCGCGGCGGAATGGCCCTCGTAAACCGGCGAATCCTCGAAAGGCTCGCTTCCACGCCGTGGCTGCGCACTCGAAATCGAAACGATGCTCTTTTACGAGCCATTGTGTAATTGGTTCCGGCAGAGGCACGCGAGTCTCTGCCTCCTCGAAATCGGAAACGCTCGAAATAAACTGGCCGCTTTGACGCTCGCTAACTTACTGCCAGTACACGCACCATTCCCTCCCGAGACCGCGTTCCTCTTCTTCGTTAATCGCCCGTGACAATTTCATTATTGTTAGCTGGTAAACGGTAACAATCGGGAGGAACTTGTCGCCGACAAGTGGACGTGGCTTCTATAATAACCGACGATCGTACCCCGGGTTAAATATTACGCGAGTGCCCGGACGGACACGACCAATTCAGCTGTAAACTTGATCTCTGCTCGCGAGCGTACGCGCTCGATCGAACGCAGATCGCGACTCGGATACTTACGCGCACCCATACGTGCATATTACACTCCCTTATCCCATCAATTACGGTAATTACATCGAGGATTTACGGTCAACTATAATTTTCCTACTTATGAGTAAACAAAATTCCGGTTACAGAGGATTAATATTCCTTAATCTGTTCCTGACGTTGCAGATAGTTGACGTCGACTTCGATGCAATGGAACACGAGACTGATTGAATCTTTCTCAAACAGCACTCTCCAACTCTACCTCTACTTCCTTGATCCAGTTACCTTTTTTTTCTCGCCTTTTTTTCATCTCCCCTATTAAGCGATCGCGAGGATCGATTAGCCTTGTTACGTCGCGTGTACCAATTATTACTCTCGTAGAGTATCACTGAACGACGTTCGCCAGGGTGTGGTACAATGATCGAAACGATCGAATCGTTCGACTGTGATCGAAATAAAAACATACGAATCGATGATCGCGTGGCAGGTATCAGGGGGGGACCGTTGAACAATTATTTCCGTGTTATCGAAACGTTTCGGTTCGATGGTTCGTCGGCGGCGCGGCCGCGGATcggaatttattttatatagaaATTTCTTAGCGCACAGATGTTTGCTCGGAGGCGAGCCAAGCCCTCGTCAAAGTTTACTTGGCTGTTCGCTTGCTCCGCTGCTCGCTTAACGTTCCTGCGCGCTTGTCTTTCTACGGTCCAGTACCGTATCGTCGTGTCCGCGGTGCCCGGTGGGACGCGCGAAAAATCGGCGCCGCGCTCGAACGCCTCTGCCCGGGTATTTCCTTTTCACCAGGCGAGACTCGAGCCGTTCGCTGTCCTCCGTGGTCGTACTCGAGGTTGCCGAATGGATTCGCCTCGGCGAAGGACCCGATAACGGTCGAGCGAGTTGAACGTCCGCGGTTTTCGAATCGAAAATCGTTGCCAGGCTCGCTGTGTTAATTGTTGCCGGCTCGCGGTGAACGATAAGCCGACGATAAGCACGTAATGCGGCGTGTAGGCTAGAACGGTATCGCTACCGATGCGTCGCTCGAGATACGCCAGAGAAATATTACTATTCGAACGCGATACCGTTTCTATCTCTGCCGGCTGTTTGAGCTTTCGTGCGCGGCGCTGCAAGGATCGCGATCCGGAAACAGGGTGTTGCGCAACCAGGATCCCCGTTGACACACGATAGATAATGTCCGGTATAATTTGCCGGAGATAACCGCGAAACGTGCCGGACTTTGTAACCGTTCTCTATCCCCACGTTCGACGGGGGAGCCTCTTTACCGAAATCATTCTCGCCGCCTCTGTCGTCGAGCGATACATAAAACGCGTCGCGCGCGCGCGGTGTATTTTAAAGAGGCACCGCAAAGAATGAACCGTCCTCGGAGTTGGCGAAACGGGCGAGCCCCCTCGCCCATGCCACGGTACCGGGAAGAGCCTGATTTACGACACCCTCTGGTGCCTCTGTCGCTTTCCACTACTTCGCTCTCGTCCTATATATATACACCTACTTTAGTAAATACTTCGATTCGATAGTAGATTTTGCACGGCTCGAGGTTGAATGTAACGCGGTTGAATATCGTTGGAGGGATCGCCGCGTCTAACAGTACCGCGACGAGTCACGATTCCCGCGTCGCGTTGGAGAACGGAAACGCGAAAATCGCGAGGCGGACACGGCGGGCTGCTCTCTGATTGTTACGCTACTGGCATCTGTCGTGCGGATGTGTGTCGGTAGCGAGGGTACGAGCGAGTGGGAGCGACGTGGCTAGTTGCGCGACTGAGTGAACGAACCAGAACGAGAAGGAGGAAGGCTCGAGTAGGACGGAGGAGGAAAAAGTGGCGAGACGTGAAAGAGCGAAGGTGGGAGggagggtgagagagagagagagagagagagtgagagggagaCAGCGAGGCGAGGACGAGCGGAGAGTAGACGGGCCGCGGGAACGACAGAGAGGAGATGAATGAACGTGCGTACGcggcagaaagagagagagagacgactgGTCGCCGGGCGGCGCGGCAGGGTGGGATAGAGAGAGACAGACGGTCGAATGAATGAACGGTGCACGACGAGGATAGAATTAATGAGTAGGATAAATATAGAAGCGTGTAACGCGGCAGAACGAGACGACCTATCTCTTCCTCTCCTTCCGTTTACCATCCGCGCCCTCTCTCGTCCTTTCGTCGTTCACTCGGCGTCGCCGGTTGCACGGAGGACTCGCTTCGGCTCCTCTGTCCCGCGCGACATCGCGATCGAACGACTGCTCGACGCGAAAAAACAGCCAGGCTTCGAGCAAACGTAATGGAACGAAACGATTCCTCGTCGTAGTACGCGGTCCACGGTTACGCGCACCGTGCCGCGGCCACTGAATCGACGATGCCTATAGCGTGCAACCAGCTAGACCAACTTATCGATAGTATATAGTACGCTTGGAGCTCATTCAGCCGTGATCCTCGACGCTTGGACGCCGTTTACGGTTTCCCGATTCACCACTGTGGCCTGTTCGTCTCGACCGCCACCGGATGAGGAACCGTTGCTTTTTCGATCGAATCGGATAGAAATTTGTTCGTCGACCCTATCGCGACAGTGTCCGTCTTCCTTTTAACCGCTCGACGTCCTCAACCGAGGTAGCTCGTTCCCTCGCGTATTCTTAACGGAGTCGTTCGACTTTCACGGAGTTTCCTTCCTTCCGTACTAGAAATCAAAAGGCGGAACAGTGAAATGTAGTACGTACTGGTTCAAAATTTCTCGCGAGAGATACCCACTGTCAGCACAGTTGATCCACGGCTGCACTTTGCATAGTTAGAAGTTCGAGTTTGGTAGTAACGGAACATCCGTGACGATTTATCGACACGAATAATCGATATTAATGCGAGCAGAGCCTGAAATAACGAAACGGTTATCGCGAAACGTGCAAGCGAAAGATCCGAGTGGAGTGGTCGAGCATGCGGTCGGACGATTAAATAAATTCGTTGAGAGATTGCAACCCGGTTACTTAATAAGCCTTAGAGAAGATTCCTTCGGTTCGAGATTGGCATCGTTATTAAAACGTAACGGTACTCGTTCACCCGTTCCATTAATCCGTCTATTTCTCGTTGGCGAGTGCATCGAGTCGATCGGAAATGTGTGGGACGCAATGTAAAATGCGTCGAAAGTGAGGCGACTGGAATTTTTTATCCGGATGTCGAGTAAACGCGGGAGAGGTAACGCGTACGCTTTAAATTCGATCGATAACACGACGCAACGGCACATCGAACCCCCGAGACGACGGTGGTcgggcgaaaaaaaaaaatttcccaTAGCGCGGAAGGAggcgtgcgcgtgtgtgtacgcgcgcgcgcgcgcgcgcgcacacgttGCGTAGCGAACGAAGAGAGGCACGTTTGACagggacgaaaaaaaaaaaaatcaccgCAAGCGCAAGCATTGCCACCTCCCAGCGTGGCGACCGACGACCGTCACTGTCGCCGCGCCGACGCTGTCGGTGGTATACACGGTGACGACATAGGTAATGTTTTCATTCAATCTAAAGCTTCAATGATAGCTTCCGCCCATTCATAAAAAGCTTCGTGTTGCGAACGAGTCGTTGGCCACGATATCGCCAGATGGCATACCGTGCACGGAACTCGACCGGCCCCCGGccgtctcgctctctctctctctccctctctttctccttcTACTTTTTCTCCTCTGGCCCCTCGCCCGACTGTCGCCATTCATGGCTTCCTTCCCACCTTCTCTCTTCCTGCTTTCCCTCCCTCCCCTACCGTTTCGTCCTACTGCCTCTCGGTCGTTCCCTCTCCAACCGTCCCTCCGTACCCCTCGCGCCTCCTACCCATACGTCCGTCGTTCCTCTGACTCGTATGCCCCCTCCGCCGCGGCCCGCTTACGCTTCGCCCAATCGCCGCCGCGGTCCCCCTACCCCTCCCACGAGCCTAGCCAGCTCGACTCGCTCACGGCGagctcattgtcaatcgttcgcCAGCAGCTGTCCGTGTTCGTTCCCTGGCTTTTGACGTTTCGCCGTTTCTTTCTCGCCTTCGCCTTCGCCTTCGCCGTCCACCGACGACACCCATTCATCCTATAGTGTCCCGTGTGCGCGCGTCAACGCTTCCGTAACCGTTGCTTTTTATCGATCCGTCGCGCGGCGAGGACGTTCAACGGTGAGCCGAGTTTACGTCGCGGAGTGGAGGGAAGAAAGGAAAGAACCGGGGGGAAAAGGGAAATCGATCGGAAGCCTGAACGATTTCGCGGTAAAGGAAGTCCCGTTCTTCGCCGAGCCGAATGCACTCGAACGGCCGGATGCGTTGACACGGGGTATAAAAGATGCGGACCGCTAAACGCCGACGACAAGGAGGCTCGTCGCGGACGCATTAACCTACGGGAAATGAGAACGGCACGACGCGGCCGATGAGAGGGCGTCGAAGCAGCTGCCGTCCGGTGGAATTCGAGGACGTTCCTAGATCTGTTCGCGAGACCCGTTCACGAACGGAATCGCCGTGTTCCGGAGTTGTCGTATCAGTGCGCGTGCGTGCTCCCGACTACCAGACACGCCTCCGAAGGACTCCGTCGGCCCCTGCGTGGCCGAGACCACCTTCTTTTCTGCATTTTCGCTAGTCCCATGAATTTTCAGTAAGTCCAAACACCAACTTATTTCCTTCTCTCGATTTCGAATCGATTATCGATTATTCGAATTCGAGTCGATCGAATCGCGGGGAGAGAAGTTTGCCGCGCAAGCTACCGCGCGagataattttattaaatagaTAGGAGCACGGGCGAGGAAACGCATCCGGTCTTATCGCGAGCATTTCCGCCGCGAATTCAAACTTATCTGGACCGGAACGTCGTTTTAAAAGTTGTATTTCTTTTCCAGACGACAATTAGACGAATCTTATCCGAAACATCCTGTCGAAGATAAATCCGTAATCTGAAATGCGTTCAACCCTTTCTCGTGCCGTAACACGAGTCGCTCGAATTAAAACCGGGAAAGTTGCTCGATCGTCACCGTCAGTTTTATACGACAAGTATCGCTTTGCGTTATCGTTCCGTAACACACCTTATCGAatccttctttttttccttcgcGCCGATTTTCGTAACCGCGTTGgcatattaaatataaaacgGTTCGCGGtttatttacgttctcttgcCCGAAATACTTTATCGTCGACCGCGTTTCGAGTTTACTAATAACGTGGTACGCGGTGATTATCGTAACCGTACGCGACGAACGGAAGGAGGAACGTCGAGGAGCCGAGGAACGGGGCTAAAATATTCGACGCATCGTTCGTCCGGGCATTGCCGCCGTCGAGACCCGCGGCGATCGCGCGCGGATATTGCCGGAACCGATCGTCGTGTCACAATTACGTGATTGGCAATCTTCCTCGAAGCCGTCTCATTCTCCGTGATACCTGCGCCGTGATTCATAATTGATTCGTGACTTATCGTTACCGGGAAGGCGCACGGTTTATTCATCGGTCGACTTACGCGACGCGACGAATATCTCCCTCGCGGCGTGACAAAACGGATTCCTCCCGTTGGACGAGCCTTCCTTTCACCTTTCAGAGAAGGCTGCACCGGTCTTTTCAATGAACATTCACGTCGCGTTATCCGCCGGTAGTAGGTGTTTCGGGTTCCAGAAACCCATTAGCGGGTCGGTGAATCATTATCGGTTAACAGCGGTGGATACGCAGGGAGGAGATCGAACAAATATCTCGGTTTCTCCGAGCGAACAGTCGGGAAGAGGGGCACAAGCACAAGCTCACGAAACGCTTTTCTTATCTACGCGCTCGGTCGTATAGAACGACTAAAAGCTCTGACCTATGGCAGTCGGTTGGCGATAGGCCGCGAACGCATTCCTCCTCGAGTGCACCCTCTGAATGGCCCGGCTGTGTTCTTCACGAATACACCCGCCCCTCCCCCGTGCATAAGTACACGCGTATCTGCGCGCGAGTTCACACGTGTACGGACCGCGTGAGCCAGCAAACCCGTACACGCCACGCTCCCTCCGGGTCCTCGTCAACTTCTGCGACACTCGATTTGCTCGTTTCCGACTTACTCTCGAAGGGGAGAGATCGCATAGGAACgcggaggaagtgtagcaaGCGTCAGGGCGCCGGGACCGCTGCGCGCGATACTGGTACCTACACAGCGGATGCGTGTAGGACGCTTGATTGGTCTTGTGCGGGCAAACGTCGTTTCTTACAGTTCTGTAGGCTCCTCGAGAGTGGGTCGAGGCGCGTTGAACGGATTACCAGTCAGATTTAATGTCATCGGGTTTCTGTGCATTCCCTCCTTTCCAATTATCCCGTCTGTTCTCCGCGCGCGACGCGCACGGAACAATTTCTCTCTCTACGATCGCTTCTGACGTATCGCGTCGACGAGAATTTGTCTCTGGTGACGTTTCGAAGTAATCGTCCGATCGCGGGGATAGAAAAGTTCGGGTGGAAGACGCGATCGGACGAGACGCTCGATTCTTCCAGAACTGTGGGCGCTTCGAGTGGGCCGGTGTGACCACTGAATCAAGAGGCCCGGTGCACACAGGCCACGAGCGCCCACTCGTGCCGCACTCGCCCACGTACGGAGGCCAAACCTACCTCGAAGCCACGTAGGTAGTGCCCCGCGTACACGGCATTCTTCGCGTCTATCGAGGTGTGATCCGAATATCGCTTTCGAATCCGTTCATTCAGATTCTCCATTCCGTTACCCCGGTGTACACCTCGCAGCTGCTCCTCCGATACGTATCGTTGGAAGCGATTTACCTACCTTTCGTCCATAGTTCGATCGGAAGTGATCGGGACGCGGAAAGAGAGTAACGAATCTGGTATCGTTTCAGGTGGGGATGAAGCGCGTGTCGCGAGGGCGAGAGGAAGCGGACGCGGAGCATTACCGAGCCTCATCCTCGCTAATGGAACGCCCTTGTCGAGAGTGCCACCACCTCGCGCGGGCTGGGCAGTGCGGATCAACGAGGCGACACTTACTACCCCAAATCAGTCAGCTCCTAATCAGCAGcaacagcaccagcaccatcacCACCAGCGGAACCATCATACATCGAGTTCAAGTACACCGAGAACGGTCGAACAATGGGCTAGCGAGCGGGCATCGTCGTCGGCTTTGTCGGTTGGTCGTTCCGCATCACCATCCTCGCCAGAAGCAGCAGCAACAGGTAGATCGGGAACAGGATCGCCGAGAAGGGTCCTCTCGTCGTCGAGTCGAGTTAGGCCAGGAGGCGGAGGTGGTGGAGAAAgaggagaaggagaagaaggtggaggaggaggaggaggaggacgaggacgaggacgaggagaagGAGGCGCAGAGGTCACTGGCGGTGTCCATTTCGCGAATCACTGGCAGGAGGAGGAAGAGCTGGAGgcgaagaagaaggaggagcaCCGGAAGCGTCGCGTGGACGCAACGGCGCATTGCCAAACGGAGCATCTTGAACTGAGGGGTCGGCCGATGTCGCAAAACAATGCGATCGCGCCGCTCTCGCGGCCACCCTCCTCGCAGACGAACGCGAACAACCTCGACAACAACGCGACGGACGCTGCGGACGACGGAGACGCGGTTTCCGTTctacaacagcagcagcaacaacaacagaaCGCGACTGGCCGCGTTCACGATCACAATCGGCCGTTTCCGCCGCCGAGATTGCCCACCGTGCACGTAGCCACAGCCACGACCACAGCCatcgccaccgccaccgccacagTCACAGCCACAGCCACAGCCACAGCCACCGCCTCGACGGCGCTTCTCACAGCGTCGAATCCTAATCCGAGGGTGTTGGTCACGGCGCCGTTGAGCCCGCTCTCGAGCACATTCCGAAGCCGACCGAGGAACGTGGACACCTCGAACGAGACGAACGCGAGGGGATTGCTGTCGAGCAACGATACACCGCCCAGGAGCCCGATCGGTGAAGTGAGCCTGACCGTGCCGCGTCCCGATGGCGAGCGAGCCATCAACGAGTACGTCGAGGCGCCGTTCAAGCATTGCAACCAGGAACGGAGGCTCGAGGATGGGAGCAAACGCGGCGGGATCGTCGGGGCCGATTGCCCGAAGATCGACCGGAGGCATCGGCAGAAAGGGGCAGCGGACGCGTCCGTCGCGGCGACGCATCGTTTACACGCGATCAGGACTCAAGGGTTTCGCGGTTTGAACGCGAGTGGGACGAACGCGGCAGCGTCCGCGGGCGCGATACCCGCGAACGTCGCGCAGTCGAACGCCGTGACGAAACAGCCGGTCTCGTTCACCAAGGAGCCGGCGAACAGCCCCGCCTCTAGGACTTACGATCCGGCCGGTCTCTCGATAATGTGCAATTTCTGCGGCCGTTGCAGATGCGAGTCGTGCCGGGAACCACCGCCGTTGCCCAGCAAATGGCTGTGCGACAACAAGTGCTTTTGCTCGGCGGACGCGATCCTCGATTACGCCTCCTGCCTCTGCTGCGTGAAAGGACTGTTCTATCATTGCGCGGACGGTAGCAGCGCGGCCGGAATCGACGCGGAGGCGGCGAGGGGCTGCGCGGACGAGCCGTGCTCCTGCACAGGGAACAGGAGGGCCACCAGGTGGGCCTGTCTCGGCGCGCTAACCCTCGTCATGCCGTGCTTATTGTGCTACTGGCCGTTCAAGGGCTGCGTCGCTTTGTGCGAGATGTGTTACGCCCGGCACGCGGCTCAGGGATGCAGATGCAACCCGAACACGATCGGGAACGCCGGGAACAGGCATCATCCGATCGCGAACGATATCGGGGACTCGAGGGATCCGGAGAAAAGGTTGCTCGACCCGGTCACGCCGGAACTCTAACAGGCATCCctgatatataaatatataaataaataaataagtaaataaataaaaggaTATATAGTAGAGACTAGACTAGACTAGACTAGACTAGACCAGACCAGACTAGACTAGACTAGGCTAGGCTAGACTAGGCTAGGCTAGGCTAGACTAGGCTAGGCTAGACTAGGCTAGGCTAGGCTAGGCTAGGCTAGGCTAGAGGTGGTGCGCGGTGATCGTTTTACGACACGAGTCGCGCTGTCCGATACGACATACGGATAACGCGTGGAACAGAGACGGCTGGCTCTGTTAACCTGTCTGTCCGAGAGAAGGGAGCAAAGTGAAAATTGCATTAAGTACAAGAGTTGCATTTAAGTCGAGAAACGATTAATCGAAGATTCTGACGAATTTCTA
The sequence above is a segment of the Xylocopa sonorina isolate GNS202 chromosome 7, iyXylSono1_principal, whole genome shotgun sequence genome. Coding sequences within it:
- the Sty gene encoding sprouty signaling antagonist produces the protein NGSAESVDTLDYEPPPVLPPRRPPWPSNSPSSTASRYIGQRITTATTIATTSPLTPTAATTTTTSTTPLTTTLVPATSASQGSTTFSSARVSPQPPPLTPPQYPAPPRPPSRNGGDEARVARARGSGRGALPSLILANGTPLSRVPPPRAGWAVRINEATLTTPNQSAPNQQQQHQHHHHQRNHHTSSSSTPRTVEQWASERASSSALSVGRSASPSSPEAAATGRSGTGSPRRVLSSSSRVRPGGGGGGERGEGEEGGGGGGGGRGRGRGEGGAEVTGGVHFANHWQEEEELEAKKKEEHRKRRVDATAHCQTEHLELRGRPMSQNNAIAPLSRPPSSQTNANNLDNNATDAADDGDAVSVLQQQQQQQQNATGRVHDHNRPFPPPRLPTVHVATATTTAIATATATVTATATATATASTALLTASNPNPRVLVTAPLSPLSSTFRSRPRNVDTSNETNARGLLSSNDTPPRSPIGEVSLTVPRPDGERAINEYVEAPFKHCNQERRLEDGSKRGGIVGADCPKIDRRHRQKGAADASVAATHRLHAIRTQGFRGLNASGTNAAASAGAIPANVAQSNAVTKQPVSFTKEPANSPASRTYDPAGLSIMCNFCGRCRCESCREPPPLPSKWLCDNKCFCSADAILDYASCLCCVKGLFYHCADGSSAAGIDAEAARGCADEPCSCTGNRRATRWACLGALTLVMPCLLCYWPFKGCVALCEMCYARHAAQGCRCNPNTIGNAGNRHHPIANDIGDSRDPEKRLLDPVTPEL